A stretch of the Azorhizobium caulinodans ORS 571 genome encodes the following:
- a CDS encoding M48 family metallopeptidase: MDLALEAETLKVEIRRHPSAQRLTLRVRAASRDVTLTAPPHVSYASAAAFVQRHREWVRVRLGRLPENVPFMDGALVPVRGVVHRIDHRPEARGTVWIEDGADGPLLCVAGEAPYVARRVGDYLKRQARTDFAEAVRRHAAALNVQVGRITLRDTASRWGSCSSDGSLSFSWRLILAPGWVLDYLAAHEVCHRLEMNHSARFWRLVERIYPERRAAEAWLRQNGAGLHRYGAE, encoded by the coding sequence GTGGATCTCGCGCTTGAGGCCGAAACGCTCAAGGTGGAAATCCGCCGCCACCCGTCGGCCCAGCGTCTCACCCTGCGCGTGCGCGCGGCCTCGCGCGACGTGACCCTCACCGCGCCGCCCCACGTCTCCTATGCCTCGGCCGCTGCCTTCGTGCAGCGGCACCGGGAATGGGTGCGCGTGCGCCTCGGCCGCCTGCCGGAGAACGTGCCGTTTATGGATGGCGCGCTCGTACCCGTGCGGGGCGTGGTCCATCGCATCGATCATCGGCCGGAGGCCCGCGGCACGGTCTGGATCGAGGACGGCGCGGATGGGCCGCTGCTCTGCGTGGCGGGCGAGGCGCCCTATGTGGCGCGCCGCGTGGGCGATTATCTGAAGCGGCAGGCGCGGACGGATTTCGCGGAGGCGGTGCGCCGCCATGCTGCGGCACTGAACGTGCAGGTGGGACGCATCACGCTGCGCGACACGGCAAGCCGCTGGGGCTCCTGCTCGTCCGACGGGTCGCTGTCCTTTTCGTGGCGGCTGATCCTCGCGCCCGGCTGGGTGCTCGATTATCTCGCCGCCCACGAGGTCTGCCACCGGCTGGAGATGAACCACAGCGCCCGCTTCTGGCGTTTGGTGGAGCGCATCTATCCCGAGCGGCGGGCGGCGGAGGCCTGGCTGCGCCAGAACGGCGCCGGCCTCC